From Streptomyces sp. HUAS MG91, the proteins below share one genomic window:
- the cyc2 gene encoding germacradienol/geosmin synthase Cyc2, translating into MTEQSTAAASQPFQLPRFYMPYTARLNPHLDEARAHSTVWAREMGMLEGSGVWEQSDLDAHDYGLLCAYTHPDCDGPALSLITDWYVWVFFFDDHFLDMFKRTNDRPAGKAHLDRLPLFMPMDLAAPVPEPRNPVEAGLADLWRRTVPAMSMDWRRRFAESTEHLLNESMWELSNIDEGRIANPVEYIEMRRKVGGAPWSAGLVEYATAEVPAPVARSRPLRVLMETFSDAVHLRNDLFSYEREVRDEGELSNGVLVLETFFGCTTQEAAEAVNDVLTSRLHQFEHTAFTEVPALAADKGLTPDQVTAVAAYTRGLQDWQSGGHEWHLRSSRYMNKGAVRERGPLHGPTGLGARGTDVRALFDALGVERLRAYTHVPFQKVGPSLIPDLPMPFELRLNPALDGARARLVPWAHATGILAEGVWDEDKLAAADLALCAAGIDPDGTPEALDLSTAWLAWGTYADDYYPLVFGGRHDIAGAKHCTDRLSACMPVDGEPVPPPANAMERGLVDLWARTAAGMSAEQRATLKAAVETMTESWLWELANQTQNRVPDPVDYLEMRRATFGSDLTMSLCRLGHGPAVPPEVYRSGPVRSLENAAVDYACLVNDVFSYQKEIEYEGELHNAILVVQTFFGVDYPTGLHIVHDLMTQRLQQFNHVVAHELPVLCDDFGLDAAARDAVDGYVGQLRNWMAGVLNWHRRVDRYRARHLAARAHGFLPDRIPAPPVRLR; encoded by the coding sequence ATGACTGAGCAGTCCACCGCCGCGGCCTCGCAGCCCTTCCAGTTGCCGCGCTTCTACATGCCGTACACGGCGCGCCTCAATCCCCATCTCGACGAGGCCCGCGCCCACTCCACCGTGTGGGCACGGGAGATGGGCATGCTGGAGGGCTCCGGCGTCTGGGAGCAGAGCGACCTGGACGCCCACGACTACGGACTGCTGTGCGCGTACACGCACCCCGACTGCGACGGCCCGGCGCTCTCCCTGATCACCGACTGGTACGTGTGGGTCTTCTTCTTCGACGACCACTTCCTGGACATGTTCAAGCGCACCAACGACCGCCCGGCCGGCAAGGCGCACCTCGACCGGCTGCCGCTGTTCATGCCCATGGATCTGGCCGCGCCCGTCCCGGAACCGCGAAACCCGGTGGAAGCGGGCCTCGCCGATCTCTGGCGGCGCACCGTGCCCGCCATGTCGATGGACTGGCGCCGCCGCTTCGCCGAGTCGACCGAGCACCTGCTCAACGAGTCGATGTGGGAACTGTCCAACATCGACGAGGGCCGCATCGCCAACCCCGTCGAGTACATCGAGATGCGCCGCAAGGTCGGCGGCGCCCCCTGGTCGGCCGGGCTCGTCGAGTACGCCACCGCCGAGGTCCCCGCGCCCGTCGCCCGGTCACGCCCGCTGCGCGTCCTCATGGAGACGTTCTCCGACGCCGTCCACCTGCGCAACGACCTCTTCTCGTACGAGCGCGAGGTCCGGGACGAAGGCGAACTCTCCAACGGCGTCCTGGTCCTGGAGACCTTCTTCGGCTGCACGACCCAGGAGGCGGCGGAGGCCGTCAACGACGTACTCACCTCACGGCTGCACCAGTTCGAGCACACCGCGTTCACCGAGGTGCCCGCGCTCGCCGCCGACAAGGGGCTCACCCCGGACCAGGTCACGGCCGTCGCCGCGTACACCCGGGGCCTCCAGGACTGGCAGTCCGGCGGGCACGAGTGGCACCTGCGGTCCAGCCGCTACATGAACAAGGGCGCGGTGCGCGAGCGCGGCCCGCTGCACGGCCCCACCGGACTCGGGGCCCGGGGCACCGACGTGCGGGCGCTGTTCGACGCCCTCGGGGTCGAGCGGCTGCGGGCCTACACCCACGTGCCGTTCCAGAAGGTCGGCCCGTCGCTCATCCCCGATCTGCCGATGCCGTTCGAGCTGCGGCTCAACCCCGCCCTCGACGGCGCCCGCGCCCGCCTCGTGCCGTGGGCGCACGCCACGGGCATCCTGGCGGAGGGGGTCTGGGACGAGGACAAGCTGGCGGCGGCCGATCTCGCGCTGTGCGCGGCGGGCATCGACCCTGACGGCACGCCCGAGGCGCTCGACCTCAGCACGGCGTGGCTCGCCTGGGGGACGTACGCGGACGACTACTACCCCCTCGTGTTCGGCGGCCGCCACGACATCGCCGGCGCCAAGCACTGCACCGACCGGCTGTCCGCCTGCATGCCGGTCGACGGCGAACCGGTGCCGCCGCCCGCCAACGCCATGGAGCGCGGCCTCGTCGACCTGTGGGCGCGCACGGCCGCCGGGATGAGCGCCGAGCAGCGGGCCACGCTGAAGGCGGCCGTCGAGACGATGACCGAGAGCTGGCTGTGGGAGCTGGCCAACCAGACGCAGAACCGCGTCCCCGACCCCGTCGACTACCTGGAGATGCGCCGCGCCACCTTCGGCTCCGACCTCACCATGAGCCTGTGCCGGCTCGGCCACGGCCCGGCCGTGCCGCCCGAGGTGTACCGCAGCGGTCCCGTCCGCTCCCTGGAGAACGCGGCGGTCGACTACGCCTGCCTCGTCAACGACGTCTTCTCCTACCAGAAGGAGATCGAGTACGAGGGCGAGCTGCACAACGCGATCCTCGTCGTGCAGACCTTCTTCGGCGTCGACTACCCCACGGGCCTGCACATCGTGCACGACCTGATGACCCAGCGCCTCCAGCAGTTCAACCACGTGGTCGCGCACGAACTGCCCGTCCTGTGCGACGACTTCGGGCTCGATGCGGCGGCGCGCGACGCCGTCGACGGATACGTCGGGCAGCTGCGGAACTGGATGGCGGGCGTCCTCAACTGGCACCGGCGGGTGGACCGGTACCGGGCCCGGCATCTCGCCGCCCGCGCCCACGGCTTCCTGCCGGACCGGATCCCCGCCCCGCCCGTCCGGCTCCGCTGA
- a CDS encoding LysR family transcriptional regulator: protein MDPHLLRTYVTVARLASFSEAARELGYTQSAVSQHIAALEQDLGAPLLTRRPVLPTPAGDRLLEHAGPLLLRLEAARADVRRTAAAPDTGLVLAVTPTALRGRTAALLPPTGVTVRVLAREEIAAEVATGGADLGVVDGVAAPSDPLRLPDVAPLTRRGIAEEPVHVVLPREHPLGRRPGLRLADLVDARWLDAPDAGVPLDQLRAAQGGGGFRAALRCDGTDLRTLLTLAAAGHGLTVLPASLAADAPGTVAVPLTAPRIVHRTELVHTGTLRGPAARLAAALEGRGAFASPSEGGQDAAVTAPAAPIPHAPTEART, encoded by the coding sequence ATGGACCCCCACCTGCTGCGCACGTACGTCACCGTGGCCCGCCTCGCCTCCTTCTCCGAGGCGGCGCGGGAACTCGGCTACACCCAGTCCGCCGTCTCGCAGCACATCGCGGCCCTCGAACAGGACCTCGGCGCTCCGCTCCTGACCCGGCGGCCCGTCCTGCCCACCCCCGCGGGCGACCGGCTCCTCGAACACGCCGGGCCCCTGCTGCTGCGCCTGGAAGCGGCCCGCGCCGACGTCCGCCGCACCGCCGCCGCGCCCGACACCGGGCTCGTCCTCGCCGTCACCCCGACCGCGCTGCGCGGCCGCACCGCGGCGCTGCTGCCGCCCACCGGCGTGACCGTGCGGGTGCTGGCCCGCGAGGAGATCGCCGCCGAGGTCGCCACCGGCGGCGCCGATCTGGGCGTCGTCGACGGGGTCGCCGCGCCCAGCGACCCGCTGCGGCTGCCCGACGTCGCCCCGCTCACCCGCCGCGGCATCGCCGAGGAGCCCGTCCACGTGGTGTTGCCGCGGGAGCATCCGCTGGGCCGCCGCCCTGGGCTGCGCCTCGCCGACCTCGTGGACGCCCGCTGGCTCGACGCCCCGGATGCGGGCGTGCCGCTCGACCAGCTGCGCGCGGCCCAGGGCGGCGGCGGGTTCCGGGCCGCTCTGCGCTGCGACGGCACCGACCTGCGCACCCTGCTCACCCTCGCCGCGGCGGGCCACGGCCTGACCGTCCTGCCCGCCTCGCTGGCCGCCGACGCGCCGGGCACGGTCGCGGTGCCGCTCACCGCGCCCCGCATCGTGCACCGCACGGAACTCGTCCACACCGGCACCCTGCGCGGCCCCGCCGCCCGGCTCGCGGCGGCCCTGGAGGGCAGGGGCGCGTTCGCGTCGCCCTCCGAGGGCGGGCAGGATGCTGCCGTGACAGCCCCAGCCGCCCCCATCCCGCACGCACCCACGGAGGCCCGGACATGA
- a CDS encoding aminopeptidase P family protein produces MTTGTPAPFTAADYQARMDRAARSAADAGLAGVLVAPGPDLVWLTGYHVPADTERLTLLVLAAGQRPTLVVPTLEAPDAAKAAGADAMTLRDWTDGKNPYDVAAPLLEKSGRFGVSDNAWAMHLLGLQKTLPDTSYVSLTEALPMLRAVKDAAELERLAAAGAAADATYEEIKKVPFAGRKEIDLSRELADLLRRFGHEQVDFTLVCSGPNGANPHHAPGDRVIQDGDMIVLDFGGLKDGYGSDTSRTVHVGEPTAEEREVHDVVRAAQTAACDAVRPGIACQEVDRVARKVITDAGYGEYFIHRTGHGIGVTTHEPPYMIEGEEQELVPGMCFSVEPGIYLPGRFGVRIEDIVTVTGADGGGGKRLNATSRELAIVG; encoded by the coding sequence ATGACGACCGGTACACCCGCGCCCTTCACCGCAGCCGACTACCAGGCCCGCATGGACCGTGCCGCCCGGTCCGCCGCCGACGCCGGACTCGCCGGGGTGCTCGTCGCGCCGGGCCCCGACCTGGTCTGGCTCACCGGCTACCACGTGCCGGCCGACACCGAACGGCTCACCCTGCTGGTGCTCGCCGCCGGACAGCGGCCCACCCTCGTCGTCCCGACCCTGGAGGCGCCCGACGCCGCCAAGGCCGCGGGCGCCGACGCGATGACGCTGCGCGACTGGACCGACGGCAAGAACCCGTACGACGTGGCGGCGCCCCTGCTGGAGAAGTCCGGCCGCTTCGGCGTCAGCGACAACGCCTGGGCGATGCACCTGCTCGGCCTCCAGAAGACCCTCCCCGACACCTCGTACGTGTCCCTCACCGAGGCGCTTCCCATGCTGCGCGCCGTCAAGGACGCCGCCGAACTGGAGCGGCTCGCGGCCGCCGGCGCCGCGGCCGACGCCACGTACGAGGAGATCAAGAAGGTGCCCTTCGCGGGCCGCAAGGAGATCGACCTCTCCCGTGAACTCGCCGACCTGCTGCGGCGGTTCGGGCACGAGCAGGTCGACTTCACGCTCGTCTGCTCCGGGCCCAACGGTGCCAACCCGCACCACGCGCCGGGCGACCGCGTCATCCAGGACGGCGACATGATCGTCCTCGACTTCGGCGGCCTCAAGGACGGCTACGGCTCCGACACCTCGCGCACCGTGCACGTCGGCGAGCCGACCGCCGAGGAGCGCGAGGTCCACGACGTCGTGCGGGCCGCCCAGACCGCGGCCTGCGACGCCGTGCGGCCCGGCATCGCCTGCCAGGAGGTCGACCGGGTGGCCCGCAAGGTCATCACCGACGCCGGGTACGGCGAGTACTTCATCCACCGCACCGGGCACGGCATCGGTGTCACCACCCACGAACCGCCGTACATGATCGAGGGCGAGGAGCAGGAGCTGGTGCCCGGCATGTGCTTCTCCGTGGAGCCCGGCATCTATCTCCCCGGCCGCTTCGGTGTACGTATCGAAGACATCGTCACGGTCACCGGTGCGGACGGGGGCGGCGGCAAGCGCCTCAACGCCACCTCACGGGAACTGGCGATCGTCGGCTGA
- the treZ gene encoding malto-oligosyltrehalose trehalohydrolase, producing MQFEVWAPQAERVELLLEGATHALERDTDRVGWWTGTADAADGDRYGFRLDGGPLLPDPRSARQPDGPDGPSAVVDHRRYAWRGEWAGRDLTGAVLYELHVGTYTEEGTLDAVAARLGHLAELGVTHVELMPLCPVPGRYGWGYDGVSLWAVHEPYGGPEALKRFVDAAHELGLGVVLDVVHNHLGPSGNYLPVFGPYFTDTHHTPWGSAVNLDAAGSDEVRAYLTGSALAWLREYRLDGLRLDAIHELHDRRALPFLEELSAEVDELAARLGRPLFLIGESDLGDPRVITPRAEGGLGLHAQWNDDVHHALHAAVTGERQGYYADFAREPLAAVAKTLTHGFFHDGTYSTFRGRRHGRPLDRARVPAHRLLAYTQTHDQVGNRAQGDRLAASLSPGLLACAATLVLTGPFTPMLFMGEEWAASTPWQYFTDHTDPELAEAVRKGRRREFAAHGWAEADIPDPQDPATRERSCLNWPERETGDHARVLAWYRTLIALRRARMDLQNPDLAAVRVAFDERARWLACRRGDVRVAVNLSGAPVSIPLGRPVTRLLAAWSPIDIPGTDGLLTVPPESAVVVEAP from the coding sequence GTGCAGTTCGAGGTGTGGGCACCGCAGGCCGAGCGTGTGGAACTCCTGTTGGAGGGCGCCACGCACGCGTTGGAGCGCGATACGGACCGGGTCGGCTGGTGGACGGGGACGGCGGACGCCGCCGACGGGGACCGCTACGGCTTCCGTCTCGACGGCGGCCCGCTGCTGCCCGATCCCCGCTCGGCCCGCCAGCCCGACGGGCCCGACGGACCCAGCGCGGTCGTCGACCACCGGCGATACGCGTGGCGCGGCGAGTGGGCCGGGCGCGATCTGACCGGCGCCGTCCTGTACGAGCTGCACGTGGGCACGTACACCGAGGAGGGCACGCTCGACGCGGTCGCCGCGCGGCTCGGGCATCTGGCCGAACTGGGCGTCACGCACGTCGAGCTGATGCCCCTGTGCCCCGTGCCCGGCCGGTACGGGTGGGGCTACGACGGGGTCAGCCTGTGGGCCGTGCACGAGCCGTACGGCGGCCCGGAGGCACTGAAGCGGTTCGTCGACGCGGCGCACGAGCTGGGCCTCGGGGTCGTCCTCGACGTGGTCCACAACCATCTGGGCCCGTCCGGCAACTACCTGCCGGTGTTCGGCCCGTACTTCACGGACACCCATCACACGCCCTGGGGCAGCGCCGTGAACCTGGACGCGGCCGGCTCCGACGAGGTCCGCGCCTATCTGACCGGCAGCGCGCTCGCCTGGCTGCGCGAGTACCGTCTGGACGGGCTGCGCCTGGACGCGATCCACGAACTCCACGACCGTCGCGCCCTGCCCTTCCTGGAGGAGCTGTCGGCGGAGGTCGACGAGCTGGCCGCGCGCCTGGGCCGCCCGCTGTTCCTGATCGGCGAGTCCGACCTCGGCGACCCGCGCGTCATCACGCCCCGCGCCGAGGGCGGCCTCGGGCTGCACGCGCAGTGGAACGACGACGTCCATCACGCGCTGCACGCGGCCGTCACCGGTGAACGGCAGGGCTACTACGCCGACTTCGCGCGCGAACCGCTGGCCGCGGTGGCCAAGACGCTCACGCACGGCTTCTTCCACGACGGTACGTACTCGACGTTCCGCGGCCGTCGCCACGGGCGTCCCCTGGACCGTGCCCGGGTGCCCGCGCACCGGCTGCTCGCCTACACGCAGACGCACGATCAGGTGGGCAACCGCGCGCAGGGCGACCGCCTGGCCGCCTCCCTCTCCCCCGGCCTCCTGGCGTGCGCGGCCACGCTGGTGCTGACGGGGCCCTTCACCCCGATGCTGTTCATGGGCGAGGAGTGGGCGGCGAGCACGCCCTGGCAGTACTTCACCGACCACACCGATCCGGAGCTCGCCGAGGCCGTCCGCAAGGGGCGGCGCCGGGAGTTCGCGGCGCACGGCTGGGCGGAGGCCGACATTCCCGATCCGCAGGATCCGGCCACCCGGGAGCGGTCGTGCCTGAACTGGCCCGAGCGGGAGACGGGCGACCACGCGCGCGTGCTGGCCTGGTACCGGACGCTGATCGCGCTGCGGCGCGCCCGCATGGATCTTCAGAACCCGGATCTGGCGGCGGTGCGGGTCGCCTTCGACGAGCGGGCCCGGTGGCTCGCCTGCCGGCGCGGGGACGTCCGGGTGGCGGTGAATCTGTCCGGGGCGCCGGTGTCGATCCCGCTGGGCCGCCCGGTAACCCGCCTCCTCGCCGCCTGGTCCCCCATCGACATCCCCGGCACCGACGGCCTCCTGACGGTCCCGCCCGAGTCGGCCGTGGTGGTGGAGGCGCCCTAG
- a CDS encoding DUF1707 and FHA domain-containing protein produces the protein MTSSFEHHTYPARLSDAERDRALKVLRDGVALGRLSHDTFVRRMELALTTQKPDELAALTADLRHENRWTRAMLGAVGAVSGFTVRLHRAWTVERLPKLLLPPVDRQHPLRIGRDPASGLRLSHETVSRVHAELSRQGGLWILRDLGSTNGTSVNGRRVIGAAVVRDGDQVGFGRMSFRLSADRGPAPGRG, from the coding sequence GTGACGTCCTCGTTCGAACACCACACGTACCCGGCTCGGCTCTCCGACGCCGAGCGGGACCGTGCGCTGAAGGTGCTCAGGGACGGTGTCGCGCTCGGCCGGCTCTCGCACGACACGTTCGTGCGCCGCATGGAGCTGGCCCTCACCACGCAGAAGCCCGACGAACTCGCGGCGCTCACCGCCGACCTGCGGCACGAGAACCGCTGGACCCGGGCGATGCTCGGCGCCGTGGGCGCCGTCTCCGGCTTCACGGTGCGGCTGCACCGGGCGTGGACCGTGGAGCGGCTGCCGAAGCTGCTGCTGCCGCCCGTCGACCGGCAGCACCCGCTGCGCATCGGCCGCGACCCGGCCAGCGGGCTGCGGCTCAGCCACGAGACGGTCTCCCGCGTGCACGCCGAGCTGAGCCGCCAGGGCGGCCTGTGGATCCTGCGCGACCTCGGCTCCACCAACGGCACGTCCGTGAACGGGCGCCGGGTGATCGGCGCCGCCGTCGTCAGGGACGGCGACCAGGTCGGATTCGGCCGCATGTCGTTCCGGCTGTCCGCCGACCGCGGCCCCGCGCCGGGCCGGGGCTGA
- a CDS encoding M14 family zinc carboxypeptidase — translation MSHLTDQRYPTTAELARSARELTTVRPDLCRLRQVGTSRGGRPLHLLSVGHDPRTVLIVAGAHANEPTGGATALHLAQQALYDQALRSDRSWHFLLCADPDGAALHTNPAPRTLLDYHRGFFRPAGPEQPEWSPSVLPADRLPPETTALTGVIDTLRPYLQVSLHGTELGGSWVQLTQDIPGLAEPFAKSAAELHIPVETGASDAAGWPASGPGVHVMPDPDAQAAFPSLPDDARHSTWHHAHRYGGSTAIVEVPMWASDLVDDPAPHPAPERALRRLSARISRDTRLVEDILAEALPRLPDTRGPLLRAARWALSLVPGLAEDWMQPPPPDATMAYVGSIDAFARRLPLRAAAMLLRVLEEAEDRAAPRLDLLVTRWCEVYADRFGARWVPVAHQIEHQARTTVAAVRHAQG, via the coding sequence GTGAGTCATCTGACGGACCAGCGGTACCCCACTACGGCCGAACTGGCCCGGTCAGCGCGGGAGCTGACGACTGTACGGCCTGACCTGTGCCGACTGCGCCAGGTGGGCACGTCGCGCGGGGGGCGTCCCTTGCATCTGCTGTCCGTGGGCCATGACCCGCGTACGGTCCTGATCGTCGCGGGCGCCCATGCCAACGAACCCACCGGCGGTGCCACGGCGCTGCACCTGGCCCAGCAGGCCCTCTACGACCAGGCGCTGAGATCCGACCGGTCCTGGCACTTCCTGCTGTGCGCGGACCCGGACGGCGCGGCCCTGCACACGAACCCCGCGCCGCGCACGCTCCTCGACTACCACCGCGGCTTCTTCCGCCCGGCCGGGCCCGAGCAGCCCGAGTGGTCGCCGTCGGTCCTGCCGGCCGACCGGCTGCCACCGGAGACCACGGCGCTCACCGGCGTCATCGACACGCTGCGCCCCTACCTCCAGGTGTCCCTGCACGGCACGGAACTGGGCGGCAGCTGGGTGCAGTTGACGCAGGACATCCCGGGGCTGGCGGAGCCGTTCGCCAAGTCGGCGGCCGAGCTGCACATACCGGTGGAGACGGGCGCGTCGGACGCGGCGGGCTGGCCCGCCTCGGGGCCGGGCGTGCACGTGATGCCGGATCCGGACGCGCAGGCGGCGTTCCCGAGCCTGCCCGACGACGCCCGGCACTCCACCTGGCACCACGCGCACCGGTACGGCGGGTCCACGGCGATCGTGGAGGTCCCGATGTGGGCCAGCGACCTGGTGGACGACCCGGCGCCGCATCCGGCGCCGGAGCGGGCCCTGCGGCGGCTGTCGGCGCGGATCAGCCGCGACACCCGGCTCGTGGAGGACATCCTCGCGGAGGCGCTGCCCCGGCTCCCGGACACCCGGGGGCCGTTGCTGCGGGCGGCGCGCTGGGCGCTGAGCCTGGTGCCGGGGCTCGCCGAGGACTGGATGCAGCCGCCACCGCCGGACGCGACGATGGCGTACGTCGGCAGCATCGACGCGTTCGCCCGGCGGCTGCCGCTGCGGGCCGCCGCCATGCTGCTGCGGGTCCTGGAGGAGGCCGAGGACCGGGCGGCGCCCCGGCTCGACCTCCTCGTCACCCGCTGGTGCGAGGTGTACGCGGACCGGTTCGGGGCGCGGTGGGTGCCGGTGGCCCACCAGATCGAGCACCAGGCGCGGACCACGGTCGCGGCCGTCCGGCACGCGCAGGGCTGA
- a CDS encoding cytochrome P450: MLCPLEPAVRPAAEGPRGRRTPPSLADPDVARDPYPLYRTLRDGHPLRHDEPFGAWLLSRHADVRAALADPRLVAPPPGRTFTHLEQGTHAAHRALVSPGLQGRALAALRAGVERAAYVLARRLVRREEADLVEEFCRWLPSAAVVAALGLPHEETARVAAWSRTDLTHLGAVPAGVEAALRPHIARRRAHPGGDLLSVLCTARADGRPLPDEAVAGLVATLLGAGGEATGRALAAHLANLLDHPAQLALIRARPELTDAAWAESLRRDPAVHLVLRRALAPVPVGGGTVPAGAVVACLLGSAGRDAARFADPDRYDLFRADPGQLAFGAGRHRCLGVPFTRMIAGTGLTALLAALPGLAWAPGFRPAPEGLLTRAPAALLVRTR, encoded by the coding sequence GTGCTGTGCCCCCTGGAACCCGCCGTGCGCCCGGCCGCCGAGGGGCCGCGCGGCCGCCGCACGCCCCCGAGCCTGGCCGACCCGGACGTCGCCCGCGACCCGTACCCGCTCTACCGCACCCTCCGCGACGGTCATCCGCTGCGCCACGACGAACCCTTCGGCGCCTGGCTGCTCAGCAGGCACGCCGACGTCCGCGCCGCGCTCGCCGACCCGCGCCTGGTCGCCCCGCCGCCCGGCCGCACGTTCACCCACCTCGAACAGGGCACGCACGCCGCGCACCGGGCGCTGGTCTCCCCGGGCCTGCAAGGGCGCGCGCTGGCCGCCCTGCGCGCGGGCGTGGAACGCGCCGCGTACGTCCTGGCCCGGCGCCTCGTGCGGCGCGAGGAGGCCGACCTGGTCGAGGAGTTCTGCCGCTGGCTGCCGTCGGCCGCCGTCGTCGCCGCGCTCGGCCTGCCCCACGAGGAGACCGCCCGGGTCGCCGCCTGGAGCCGTACGGACCTGACCCACCTGGGCGCCGTGCCCGCCGGCGTGGAGGCCGCGCTGCGGCCCCACATCGCCCGCCGCCGCGCCCACCCGGGCGGTGACCTCCTGTCGGTCCTGTGCACCGCGCGGGCCGACGGGCGCCCGCTGCCCGACGAGGCCGTCGCCGGGCTCGTCGCCACCCTGCTCGGCGCGGGCGGCGAGGCCACCGGACGGGCCCTCGCCGCGCATCTCGCCAACCTCCTCGACCACCCCGCGCAGCTGGCCCTGATCCGGGCGCGGCCCGAGCTGACCGACGCGGCCTGGGCGGAGTCCCTGCGCCGCGACCCGGCCGTGCACCTCGTGCTGCGCCGCGCGCTCGCCCCGGTCCCGGTCGGCGGCGGCACCGTACCGGCCGGGGCCGTCGTGGCCTGCCTGCTGGGCTCGGCGGGCCGGGACGCCGCCCGGTTCGCCGACCCCGACCGCTACGACCTGTTCCGGGCCGACCCCGGCCAACTGGCCTTCGGCGCCGGCCGGCACCGCTGCCTCGGCGTCCCGTTCACCCGCATGATCGCGGGCACGGGCCTGACCGCCCTCCTGGCGGCCCTGCCCGGCCTCGCCTGGGCGCCGGGCTTCCGGCCCGCCCCGGAGGGCCTGCTCACCCGGGCACCGGCCGCCCTCCTCGTCCGCACCCGCTGA